CGGCGCATGGTATGTGGGCTACAAGGCCGACACCCAGGCGCTGGAAAACGTGGTCAGCAGCCGTCGCGTGCTCGAATCCGGCTTCATTGCCGTGTTCGACAGCAAGAACAAGCTGCGCTTCCAGTCCACCACCGGCGCCACCACCGACACCGCCACCATCGAGCGGATCGTCAAGGACAGCCCGGACGACTGGGTGGTGACCAAGCAGGAAGTGCCTGATTGGGGCTTCACGCTGGTGTCCGCGTACCCCAAGAGCGACGTCAACGGCGTGATCGTGCGGCAGTCGCTGTGGATCGCCGGCATCGGCCTGCTGGTGTGCGCGCTGCTGCTCGGCCTGCAGTGGGCGCTGATCTGGAGCCGCGTGTTGCGCCCGATCCAGCATCTGACCACCGTGGCCGAAGAACTCAGCCTGGGCAAGTGGAACCACACGATCGAAGAGGTCAACCTCAAGGATGAAATTGGTACGCTGGCGCGCGCCATCTCCCGCCTGTCCAACAGCGTCCGGTTGGCCATGGAGCGTCTCAGCAAACGCTGAGCCGTTCCATTCGATTTCGCACCAAATGATGCAAGGAAGACGCCATGTCCAATGAATTTCGTCCGCTGATCGAGGTCCTGCGCGAGCTCAGGGCGCTGGCATTGAAGAAGGCGTCCGGCTTTCTGTTTGTCGTCACCGAAGAAAACCACTCCTGCATCGTCCGCCTCAATGCCGGGCAGATCGAAGAAGTGGTGTTCCGCATGCTGCGCAATGATGAGGCGGTGCAACGCCTCACCATGGTCGGCGCCGCGAAGGCCCGCTTCCAGGTCGACCCTGGCGCCGGCCTGGGCAAGCCCTCGCTGTTGAGCGACGACTCGCGTCAGTGGTTGATGGGCGGCTTCGAACAGGACCTGGGCGGCGCGCCGTCCCCGGTCCGCGCGCCGGTTGCGCCCGCACCTGTTCCGGCGCCGGTGCCGGCGGCATCACCTGCACCTGCACCGTCAGCCAATGGCGGAAGCGGCGCGCCGGACGAGCGCGTTCGCGACGCCCTGGAAAAGGTCGCGCTGAACTATCTCGGCCCCATCGCCGGCATGCTCTGCGACGAAGCCTGGGAAGCCTCCAGCGACATCGAGCAGGTCATCGGCCAACTGAGCGCCAACCTGGCCACGCCGCAGGAAGGGCAGCGCTTCACGACTGATGCGCGCGCCGCGCTGGCCAAACTGCGCTGACGCAGCGATGCCTCACGGCAGGATGCACAACCACACAGCGCGGCAGGGCTGACCAGACATCGCAGCCGACGCCTCGACCAGTCTGCTCACTCAGGCTGGGCGTCGCCGCGCTTCGATGCTCGCCGCGGCGACGTGGATCCGATCAGGGCGCGGCCGCACACGGAAAGGCTTGCGCCAAGGCGTCGACTACACGCGTTGCTGCGCCTTGGTGCAGGCGCTCGGCCGGCAGATCGCGTTGAGTAGGTGTAGACCCGATCGACCAGCTCGTGCGCAAGCACCCGCCCGGCCCCGCACCAACGCACACCGCTGGCGATATCGGCACCCCCTTCGGTGTAGGCGCGCGCGCATGCTCGAAAGCTGCCGCCGTGCCTGCTCTGGGTGCGCCGGATCGCCCTGCCAGCCCTCCATCGCCTGCACCAACTCCGCCACGCTGAGGATCCAGGTGCGTCCTAGATCGGGCGGAACCGCCCATGCACCCGGCATTACAGCACACGACAACAACGCGGCCAGCGTTCGGCAATGAAGTCAGGCGGCAATCGAACGCATACGCAGTCTCTCAGACGATCGGTGTAGCGCACAGATGCGCAGCCTACCGCGCCAGCATTCGCCCCCATCCTAGTGCGGTCGGTCCAGCCGCGATGGCGCGCGGACCGGGATTTCAGTAGTTGGGGCTACGAGCCGGGCACGTTTGGCGCTAGTCTTGCAGTCCATATCGCCCAGCCTGTGAGATGACCCTCCCAGCAGCCATCCAAGCCGATCTGTTTCGCCACGTCAGTGCGGAAAAGGCGGCGCTGTACCGTTGCATCATGGGGTGCTTCGCTGCTGCCAAGCGGCAGTTCCGGCTGCATCTTCGCCCCGATGAGGTTTTGGAGGATGCAGACTGGTCAAAACTGCCCAGCCAAGCCATGCCTCGGATGGAAGAAGTCCAGACGGCGCTGGCGCAACTGGCGGACTGGGGCAACCTCGAATCCCAGCCAGACACCGCCCGCGTCGCCAGCATCAACGACTTCTACCGCGCGCGTTTCGTCTATCGACTCTCGCTGGGCGGCGAGGCAGTGGAGGCCGCGCTGGCAACCTTCAGCCGCACGCTACGCCGACGTGCCGAGCTGCAGAGCGTCGCGCTCGAGGACATCGCGCTGCGTTTGAAGGCATTGCTGACCCTGGCCGATGCTGCCGAACCAGATGCCGTCAAGGTGCACGAGACCCTGCGCGACCTAGTGCGCGTGTTCGAGAGCCTGGCCGACAACGCGCAGGCCTTCATGGCAGGCGTCGGCCGTGGAATCGAACTGCAACACGCCGATGCCGCAGCGATACTCGCCTACAAGAAGCGGCTGATCGACTACCTGGAACGCTTCATCGGCGATCTGGTCGCCCGCTCCGGCGGCATTGCCCAGCACATCCTCATGCTGCAGTCGTGCATCGACACGCTGCTATGGCTGGCCGCTCAGCGCCAGGCCCGCGACAGCGCGCCGGGCGACGAAACGGAACAACGCGATGCGGTCACGCGCGGCTGGCACGCCTGGCGCGAACGCTGGACGGGGCTGCGCCGCTGGTTCCTGGCCACTGGCCACGCACCCGCGCAGTCCGAGTTGCTGCGCGCCAAGGCACGTGCGGCCATCCCGCAGTTGCTGTCGGCCGTGGCCACGATCAACGAGCGCCGCAGCGGACGCAGTGACCGCTCTGCGGATTTTCGAATGCTTGCCGGTTGGTTCGCCGCCTGCGAGGACGATGACCAGGCCCACCGACTGGCACGCGCAGCGTTCGCGCTCAACCCGGCCCGACACTTCGCGCTGACCCCTGAGCTGGCGTCCGGCGCGCAGGACCTGCCCGCCAGCACGCCCTGGGCCGAGGCGCCGCCGCTGCGCGTCCACCCGCGCCTGCGCCAATACGGCCAGGCATCGCCACGCGGCGCATTGCCACGCGTGCAGACGCGCGAGGCCGAGCGGCAATTGCTGGCCGCCCGGCTGCACGAGGAACATGCGCAAATCGAAGCCGCTCGCCAGCGCCTGGCCAATGGTCGCAGTACGTGCCTGTCCGAGGTCGACACACTCGATCCCCAGGCCTTTACGCTCTTCCTCGGACTGCTGAGCGAAGCGCTGACCGCGCAATCTTCGCCCGACGCCGAGGTGGACGTGCCCAGCGGCGATGGCCTGCTGCGCATCCGCCTGCAGCCGCTGGCTGCGGGCAGCCGAGCCACCATCCACACCGCCACCGGTGCATTCAGCGGCCGCGACCACCTGATCACCATCACTCGCACGGACGCAGCACCATGAGCTCCGGCGACAACCGCGCCAACAGCCACAGCATCGGTCGCGAGCAGACCCGCCGCCGCGACGACGAACGCAGCCAGGCGCTGCGCGCGCTGCTCATGGCACCGTTGATGACCCCCACACACCAGGACTTTGCCGCCGTGCGCCGGCATGCCGACGAACTACGCGCCTGGTTCGCACGCGAAACCGGCTGGACGCTGCACATCGAACGCGACTGCGCACGCCTGTACAAGCGGCCGGCCGACCTGGGCGACGCCAGCCGCGGCCTGCCCGGCTACGAACGCAGGCGCTATGTGCTGCTCTGCCTGGCCTGCGCGGTGCTCGAACGCGCCGACCCGCAGATCACCCTGCGCGTGCTGGGCGAGCGGCTGCTGGCGCTGGCCGCCGACCCCGCACTGGAATCGCGCGGATTTCGTTTTACCCTTGGCGCCGCGCATGAGCGCCGCGAACTGGTCGCCGTCTGCCGCAGCCTGCTGGAGCTTGGCGTGCTGCAGCGTGTTGCCGGCGACGAAGAAGGCTACGTGCGCAACAGCGGCGATGCAGCCGAGGGCGCAGATGCCCTGTACGACGTGCGCCGCCGAGTACTGGCCGGCGTACTTGCCGCAGTCCGCGGGCCATCCACCTGGCCCGCCGAGCAGGCTCCCGTGGACCTGGACGCACGCCTGGCATCACTGGTCAGCGAGCACCAGCCCGACAGCGAAGAAGGCCGTCGCACGGCCCTGCGCCACCACCTCGCGCGCCGCCTGCTGGACGACCCGGTGGTCTATCTGGACACCCTGGACCCCGAATTGCGCGCCTACTTCGTCAATCAGCGCGGCGCGATGGCCAGCCGCCTGTGCGAGGCTGCCGGCCTGGTCGCCGAGCAGCGTGCTGAAGGGCTGGCCCTGGCAGACCAGGACGGCGAGCTGACCGATATTGCCATGCCCGCCGAAGGCACCGAAGCCCATGCCACCCTGCTGGTCGCCGAGTTCCTCTCGCGGCCGCGCGCGTTCACCGAAACAATCCACCACGACGATGTCGTCGCCTTTCTCGCCATCGCCCGTGAAGCGCACGGCAGCTACTGGCGCAAATCGGCGCGTGAGCCCGGTGCCGAACGCGAGCTCGCCAGCCTGGCGTTGGAGCGCCTGCAGAAACTGCAGCTGGTCGCATGCACCCAGACCCACGTCCGCCCCCTGCCCGCGCTGGCCCGCTTCGCACTCGGCGCAGCCGACATCCGCCAGTCGATCCCATCCACAGCCAGGCATCCCTCCCTGTTCGAATGACCGACGCACTCTGCCCACCCCTGCCCACTCCGACCCGCGCCCGCTGGCAGCCGCTGCGCCTGGGCTTGGTCGAATTGTTCCACTACGACAGCGAGGAGTTCTGGTTCCGCGACGGCCACCTGCTACTGCGCGGCAATAACGGCACGGGCAAATCCAAGGTGCTTTCGCTGACCCTGCCCTTCCTGTTCGACGCCCAGCTCAAATCCTCGCGCATCGAACCCGATGGCGACGCCAGCAAGAAAATGGCCTGGAACCTGCTGCTGGGGCGCCACGACCGCCGCATGGGCTACGCCTGGCTGGAGCTGGGCCGGGTCGGTGCCGACGGCCAGCTCCATTACCTCACCCTGGGCTGCGGGCTGCTTGCCGTGGCAGCACGCGCCCAGGTGGACAACTGGTTCTTCGTGCTTGAGCAACAGCGCATCGGTCGGGACCTGTGGTTGATGAGCCCCTCACGTGTGGTCCTCACGCGCGAACGACTGCGCGAGGCGCTGCAGGAGCATGGGCAGGTGTTCGACACCGCGACCGCCTACCGGCGTGCGGTCGACGAGCGCTTGTTCCACCTCGGGCTACAGCGCTATGCCGCGCTGATGGACACGCTGATCCAGCTCCGCCAGCCGCAGCTCTCCAAGAAACCGGATGAAGCCAACCTCTCCAATGCCCTCACCGAGGCGCTGCCACCGATCTCCGTCGAGCTGTTGACCGACGTCGCCGACGCCTTGAACCAGCTCGAGGAATACCGCCGCGAGCTGGAGGAATACGAAGCATTGGAGCGTGCCGTCGGCCAGTTCAATCAGCGTTATCAGCGCTACGCCGCCACCCAGGCCCGGCGCCGTGCGCGCAGCCTGCGCAGCGCGCAGACCGGCTTCGACAACGCCAGCCGCGACCTCAGCGACGGCCGTCTCACCCTGGAGACCGCGCACACCGCCGAAACCGGCGCCAGGCAAGCGCAACAACGCGCAGAAGAAGCCTTGGCGAGCCATCGCGTCCGGCACGACGAGTTGCAGAACGATCCGGCCATGACCGATGCCAAGGCCCTGGACAAGGCGGCAGCCGACGCCGAACGCCAGCGCAGCGAAGCGCACGCCGCCTGCACTGAACGCCGACACCGCCAAACCCGTCTCGAGCAGGAACAGCAGGCCACACGGCAGCGCGCCCAACGCGCCGACGACGCGAGCCGCACACTGACCGACGCACGCACTCAGGCCCGCGAGGCAGCCCAGGCAGCCGGGCTAGCGTCCGACTACGGCACCAGCCTGCTGGCCGAAGGCCAGGCGGCCGCCCTGACCCCAGCAGCGGTGACCTCTGCGCAACAGGATCTGCGCAACACCGCTGCCGCCCGCCGCGAACAGCTCGCCCATCTGCAGCGCCGGTGCGACGAAGCCGAGCAGGCTGCTCGCGCCCGTGCGCACGCGCAGGACCTGCGCGACGAGCGCGCCGCCGAGGCCGAGGACGCTGCCACCCGCCGCCAAGAGGCCGACACCGCCGTCGAACACCAAGGCCGGCAGTTGTTCGATGCCTGGCACTCCCACCTGGATGCTGCGCGTCAGCTGCGGGTGCCTGACAGCGGTGACGTCCTCGACGCGTTGGCCGCATGGACTGCAAGTCTGCATGGCGACAATCCCGCGCGCACTGCCCTGCACCGGGCTCAGCAGGCCGCCAGCCTGCTGCTGGCCCAGCGCCAGGCCGCGTTGCAGACCGAAAGGCACGCCTTGGGCCAGGAACAAGCCGCATTGCAAACGGAGCGAATACGCCTGCAATCCGGTGAAGATGCCCTGCCCGTGCCGCCGGCATGGCGCGCGCCAGACGCACGCGACGGCCGGGCCGGGGCACCGCTGTGGCAACTGGTCGAGTTCGCCCCGACCGTGCCGGCCGACCAGCAGGCCGGTCTCGAAGCCGCGCTACAGGCCTCAGGCATGCTCGACGCCTGGGTCACGCCCGACGGACAGTTGCAGGACTGCGGCGGCGCGCCACTGCCGCACGATGCCCAATGGCTCGGCCGGCCGGCGCGCCTGGATTCGTTGGCCGCGTGGCTGCGGCCGGCAGCCTCGATCGACGCCACGCTGCCGGTCGCGCCTGTCGTCGTGCAACGCTTGCTCGAAGGTGTCGCCAGCGGCGAGCAGGACGACCCAAATGCCGAAGCCTGGATCGGTCCCGGCGGCCGTTTCCGGCTAGGCGCACTGGCGGGCGCCTGGCATAAGCCTCGCGCCGAATTCGTCGGCTACGCGGCGCGTGCAGCCGCCCGGGTCCGCCGCTTGAGCGAGATCGCTCAGCGACTGCTGGAACTCGACCAAGCGCAGTCGTTGTTGCAGGCCAGCGTCGCGCAACTCGCGGCCGACCAGCACCAGGCCACCAGCGAGTGGCAGTCGGCCCCTGCCGACGACGCACTGCGCGCGACGCACCTGCAAGCCAGCATGTGCGTCCGCGAGTTCGACGCGGCCAGGCTGCGCCTGGACCAGACCGAACATGCCTTGCGCCGCGCCATCCAGCACTGGGAGACGGCCAACCAGACCCTGGAGCAGGACGCCCGCGATCTCGCCCTGCCGCCGGAGCGCGAGGCCTTGCACGTCATCGGCCACATGCTGCTCGCCTTCGGCGATCGGCTGCATGCGCTGACGAGTGCCGCGCGCGCCTGCCATGACACGCTGGCCGAACAGCAGCAGCAGATCGAACGCGAACGGCAGGCCCAGACCGATGCAGAACACGCAGCCGAGCGGGCGGTCGAACGCGAACTGCTTGCCGAAGAGGCCCGCATCCGCCTGCAGACCTTGCGCGAATCGGTCGGTGCCAGGGTCGAGGAGATACAGCAGCGTATCGCCCACGCCCGGCAAGCCGTCGCCCATGCGGATTCGGAACTCAGAACGAGCAACGAAGCGCTTCGCCTGGCAGGCGAAGCCCGCGCCCGGGCCGAGCAGAAGGTCGAGACGGCCAACACCATCCTGGGCGAACGCATCGCAGCGCGCCAGCAGGCCATCGAGCAATGGCAGGGGTTCGCCGCCACCGGCCTGCTTGAGATCGCACTTCCGGCTGCCGAACTACCGCCGCAGACCTCGGCATGGACCATCGAGCCGGCCCTGGCCCTGGCTCGGCGCGCCGAGCAGGCACTGCTGCAGATCAACGACGATGACGATGCCTGGAATCGCGTGCAGAACCAGGTGTCGCAGGACTACACCGAACTTGGCCGGGCGCTGGCCGCGCTGAGCCACCGTGCCCAGGCCGAAACCAGCGATTTCGGCCTGATCGTCAGCATCGTTTATCAAAACCGGCCCGAACGTCCCGACCAACTGGGCACGCGCCTGGCCGGCGAAATCGCCCAACGCCGGGAACTGCTGACCGCCGGCGAGCGTCAGGTACTGGAAAACCACCTGCAAGCCGAGATCGCCAGTGCTATCCATAAGCTGCTGCACGAGGCCGAGCAGCAGCTGGTGGCGATCAACCAGGAGCTGAGCAAGCGCCCGACCTCTACCGGCGTGCGTTTCCGCCTGGTGTGGGAAACCCTGCCGGAGAGCGGCGATGGCGGCGCCCCGGTCGGCCTCAAGGCGGCCCGTCAGCGCCTGCTCAACACCAGCACCGATCTGTGGAGCGTCGAGGACCGTCGCGTCGTCGGCGAAATGCTGCAACAGCGCATTGCCGCCGAACGCAGCCGTGCCGATGCCGACCAGGGCGGCAGCCTGCACGAACAACTGGCGCGCGCGCTCGACTATCGCCGCTGGCACCGCTTCCGCGTGCAGCGCTGGGATGGGCAATGGCGTCCGCTGTCCGGTCCAGCCTCCAGCGGCGAGCGCGCCCTTGGCCTGACGGTCCCCCTGTTCGCCGCCGTCTCCAGTTACTACTCACAGGCCGGCCACGCGCATGCGCCGCGATTGGTCCTGCTTGACGAAGTCTTCGCCGGCATCGATGACGCTGCGCGCCATCACTGCTGGGCGCTGATCCGCGAGTTCGACCTCGACTTCGTCGTCACCAGCGAACGCGAATGGGCCTGCTCGGCCGAATTGCCGGGGGTGGCGATCGCCCAGTTGCAGCGCCATGAAGGCATCGACGCCGTGCATGTCTCGCGCTGGATGTGGGATGGTCGCGCCAAGCGCCAGGAGCCCGACCCCGACCGCCGCTTCCCGCCAGCTGCCTGAGCTGCGCTGCTTGAGTTTGAATCGCATGTCCGCCGACACCGCACCGCCAACCGATCCGCTTGACCCGCGCCTGCAACGCCTGCTGGGCGGCGACGCCCTCGCCCCCCTGCGCCAGCGGCTGCGCCGGCATTTCGAACGCATCGGCGTCGATGCCACCGCATCGACGCTGCGCTTGAACGACCTCGATCCCGCCGCACATCACGCACTGTGCCGAATGACTGGCAGACCCACACGGCCGGCGCGCTCGATGACCCTGGACATCGGCCAGTTGGATTCTGCACTGCGCGCAGCCGGCGTCGCCAACTCCCTGCGCACGGCACTGGAACGTCTGGACGGCCCCATCGTCGACAAGACGCAGCTGCGCCTGGAACTTCAGGCCCGCTGGGCTGGCGTGATCGACTCGGCGGCTGCGTGCCCACTGCTGCAACATTGGTTGAACACGCCCTCGGCCCTAGCCGTGGTCAAGCGCCTGAGTCGTGAACCGCAACGGGTCGGGCCATTGTTGAACGCCGCCGACGCTGTGCTGCGCACGCTGCCAGCGCAGGGGCAGCCGCGCTCGCAACTGGCGGCCAGCCTGCTCGGCGATGCGCATGCCCTCGACGCCGGGCGAGCGGTGGCCACCCTCGTGCTGGCCGCATGGCGGCATCACGAACAGCAGCGCGCAACCAACCATGAGGCCGGCGAAGATCCCGACGATGGCCCACACAGGGCCGGCACGGACGAGCGTCAACGCGACATCTGGGCGCGCGCAGGCGTTCTGGTGAACGAGTTGGCCCGGCCTGCGCTCTTTCTCAATCTGCCAGTTGCCACCTGCGGTTCGCGGCCGGTGTCTGCGGGCGAGCCGTCGTATCTCTCGCTGCGGCAGTTGCTTCGAACCCGTCAGGCCTGGTCGGTGGCCGATCGCGTCGTGCATGTCTGCGAGAACCCCAACGTTCTTGCCATCGCAGCCGACCGCTTGGGCCCGCGATGCGCACCGCTGGTCTGCACGGACGGCATGCCATCGGCCGCGCAACGCATCCTGCTCGATCAACTGCAAGCTGCCGGCGCAACGCTGCGCTATCACGGAGACTTCGATTGGCCTGGTATCGTCATCGCCAATTTCGTGATCCGCACCTGGAAGGCGACGCCGTGGCGAATGAGTACCCAAGACTATGCAGCAGCCGCCGATTCCGCCGCACACGTGCGGCATGGACTTGGCGCCACACCTGTCAATGCCGACTGGGATCGGCATCTTGCATCTGCCATGCAGAACCGTGGCATTGCCATCGCAGAGGAAGCGGTGGCAATCACGTTGCTTGAGGATCTGTGTGTTCCGGATTCGGCATAAAACTGACGGCGTCAACCGCCGCAGCTGCGCTTCACCGATGACCGACGCCACAGCGCGACCGCAGGCACCTGCTCCCTGCTCACGCATTGAACAAGAACAGCGGGTCTGGATCCGACCTTGAAGCGTTTACCGACCGGTCCGCCGGCATCCGGTTTTGCGAGTGCTTACAACGCGGCTACCGACCTGTCTGACGAAGCGATGCGCGCACGCTGGCTGGAGAACCCGTACTGGCGGTTGTTCACTGGTGAGGTGGTGTTCCGGACGCGCCTGCCCTGCGACGCCAGCGCGTTGACGTGCTGGAACCAGCACGTGGGCAACGCCGGGCTGGACGAGTTGCTGGCGCACGCGATTTAATGCCGCGCACGCGATGCAGGCCGGTGTGGAGCGCGAGCTGGATGCGGTGCAGGACAGCGTGGGCGAGCGCATCGGTATCTGGCTGCAGCGCCCCGCCAACTGTATATGTAGCGCCCGAAGACCAAATACAGGCTCTATGCGTCGTACGCCTCGCAGATGGCATGCATCGGCGAAGCCGGGCGCGGGGTCATTCCCACTCGATTGTAAACGAATAGATAAAATACTTTATAAACAACACCTTGCAAATAAAATCAGAACCAGTGCCATGAAAAATGCCATGACCAGATTATGAGGTTGACTACGGCTTGCGCCGTCGGCGTTCAAGCTCCTGGTCGGCGAACTCGCCCGGCTGCAATGCTAGCTCGGCATCGGTCATGCGCTCCAGCACGTCGTGTAGGCGAATGGTGCAGAGCATGGGCGGCAGCTCAAACTCGTAGCCGCCGGTGATCATTTCGGCCGCGATTTCCTCGGTGATGAAAAACGGCTCGGCGTCCTGATACGGCTTCGTCATACCCTGTCCTCCTGGCGTTCATCCTGGCCGACAGCGGCCAGGGCGTCGGCTTCCGTCAATGCATCCTCCACAAACGCGCCGCGCTGCTTCGCTTCGGCCTGGCTGACTTCGGCCCATATCCGTTTCACCTGGGCCGGGCTGCACCCGGCCAGCTCGGCGGTCTTGCTGATGCTGTGGCCGGACTTGCGCAGCGCGACAACCTGGGCGCGGCGCTTCGGGTCAGCGCGGCGGCCCTTGTAGCGCCCGGCCTCGCGGGCCAGCTTGATGCCTTGGCGCTGCCGCTCGCGCCTGTCCTCGTAGTCGTCGCGGGCCATCTGTAGAGCCAACTTCAAAAGCATATCCTGGACGGATTCCAGGACGATCTTGGCGACGCCGTGGGCCTTGGCTGCCAGGTAGGATAGATTGACTACGCCAGGGACAGCCAGGCGCGCACCATTGGCTCGGATCGACGCCACCAGGCGCTCGGCCTCTGGCAACGGTAAGCGGCTAATGCGGTCGATCGTCTCGGCAATGACCACCTCGCCCGGTTGCAGGTCGGCCACCATGCGCAACAACTCGGGCCGGTCGGCACGTGCGCCGCTGGCCTTCTCGCGGTAGACGTCGGCGACGTAGTACCCGGTGGCCTTCTGAGCCGTGATGATCCCTTCCTGGCGTTAAAGGTCTTGCGCTTCGGTGCTGACGCGCAGATAGACACGCGCCACAAGTGGCGCGGCCGCCGGTTTCGTCCTGCTCATGCTGGCTTGCATGTCCATACAAAATTTTGTATAGTTCATAAAGGCTTCTTGGCCCTGCTCGGGCGAAAGCCCATACGCCAAGGAAGCCCGCTCAATGGAAGTCCAGGTTAGGAAAATCGAAGGTAGTTGGGATG
The window above is part of the Xanthomonas cassavae CFBP 4642 genome. Proteins encoded here:
- a CDS encoding TIGR02680 family protein translates to MTDALCPPLPTPTRARWQPLRLGLVELFHYDSEEFWFRDGHLLLRGNNGTGKSKVLSLTLPFLFDAQLKSSRIEPDGDASKKMAWNLLLGRHDRRMGYAWLELGRVGADGQLHYLTLGCGLLAVAARAQVDNWFFVLEQQRIGRDLWLMSPSRVVLTRERLREALQEHGQVFDTATAYRRAVDERLFHLGLQRYAALMDTLIQLRQPQLSKKPDEANLSNALTEALPPISVELLTDVADALNQLEEYRRELEEYEALERAVGQFNQRYQRYAATQARRRARSLRSAQTGFDNASRDLSDGRLTLETAHTAETGARQAQQRAEEALASHRVRHDELQNDPAMTDAKALDKAAADAERQRSEAHAACTERRHRQTRLEQEQQATRQRAQRADDASRTLTDARTQAREAAQAAGLASDYGTSLLAEGQAAALTPAAVTSAQQDLRNTAAARREQLAHLQRRCDEAEQAARARAHAQDLRDERAAEAEDAATRRQEADTAVEHQGRQLFDAWHSHLDAARQLRVPDSGDVLDALAAWTASLHGDNPARTALHRAQQAASLLLAQRQAALQTERHALGQEQAALQTERIRLQSGEDALPVPPAWRAPDARDGRAGAPLWQLVEFAPTVPADQQAGLEAALQASGMLDAWVTPDGQLQDCGGAPLPHDAQWLGRPARLDSLAAWLRPAASIDATLPVAPVVVQRLLEGVASGEQDDPNAEAWIGPGGRFRLGALAGAWHKPRAEFVGYAARAAARVRRLSEIAQRLLELDQAQSLLQASVAQLAADQHQATSEWQSAPADDALRATHLQASMCVREFDAARLRLDQTEHALRRAIQHWETANQTLEQDARDLALPPEREALHVIGHMLLAFGDRLHALTSAARACHDTLAEQQQQIERERQAQTDAEHAAERAVERELLAEEARIRLQTLRESVGARVEEIQQRIAHARQAVAHADSELRTSNEALRLAGEARARAEQKVETANTILGERIAARQQAIEQWQGFAATGLLEIALPAAELPPQTSAWTIEPALALARRAEQALLQINDDDDAWNRVQNQVSQDYTELGRALAALSHRAQAETSDFGLIVSIVYQNRPERPDQLGTRLAGEIAQRRELLTAGERQVLENHLQAEIASAIHKLLHEAEQQLVAINQELSKRPTSTGVRFRLVWETLPESGDGGAPVGLKAARQRLLNTSTDLWSVEDRRVVGEMLQQRIAAERSRADADQGGSLHEQLARALDYRRWHRFRVQRWDGQWRPLSGPASSGERALGLTVPLFAAVSSYYSQAGHAHAPRLVLLDEVFAGIDDAARHHCWALIREFDLDFVVTSEREWACSAELPGVAIAQLQRHEGIDAVHVSRWMWDGRAKRQEPDPDRRFPPAA
- a CDS encoding TIGR02678 family protein; amino-acid sequence: MSSGDNRANSHSIGREQTRRRDDERSQALRALLMAPLMTPTHQDFAAVRRHADELRAWFARETGWTLHIERDCARLYKRPADLGDASRGLPGYERRRYVLLCLACAVLERADPQITLRVLGERLLALAADPALESRGFRFTLGAAHERRELVAVCRSLLELGVLQRVAGDEEGYVRNSGDAAEGADALYDVRRRVLAGVLAAVRGPSTWPAEQAPVDLDARLASLVSEHQPDSEEGRRTALRHHLARRLLDDPVVYLDTLDPELRAYFVNQRGAMASRLCEAAGLVAEQRAEGLALADQDGELTDIAMPAEGTEAHATLLVAEFLSRPRAFTETIHHDDVVAFLAIAREAHGSYWRKSAREPGAERELASLALERLQKLQLVACTQTHVRPLPALARFALGAADIRQSIPSTARHPSLFE
- a CDS encoding TIGR02679 family protein, with the protein product MSADTAPPTDPLDPRLQRLLGGDALAPLRQRLRRHFERIGVDATASTLRLNDLDPAAHHALCRMTGRPTRPARSMTLDIGQLDSALRAAGVANSLRTALERLDGPIVDKTQLRLELQARWAGVIDSAAACPLLQHWLNTPSALAVVKRLSREPQRVGPLLNAADAVLRTLPAQGQPRSQLAASLLGDAHALDAGRAVATLVLAAWRHHEQQRATNHEAGEDPDDGPHRAGTDERQRDIWARAGVLVNELARPALFLNLPVATCGSRPVSAGEPSYLSLRQLLRTRQAWSVADRVVHVCENPNVLAIAADRLGPRCAPLVCTDGMPSAAQRILLDQLQAAGATLRYHGDFDWPGIVIANFVIRTWKATPWRMSTQDYAAAADSAAHVRHGLGATPVNADWDRHLASAMQNRGIAIAEEAVAITLLEDLCVPDSA
- a CDS encoding TIGR02677 family protein, producing the protein MTLPAAIQADLFRHVSAEKAALYRCIMGCFAAAKRQFRLHLRPDEVLEDADWSKLPSQAMPRMEEVQTALAQLADWGNLESQPDTARVASINDFYRARFVYRLSLGGEAVEAALATFSRTLRRRAELQSVALEDIALRLKALLTLADAAEPDAVKVHETLRDLVRVFESLADNAQAFMAGVGRGIELQHADAAAILAYKKRLIDYLERFIGDLVARSGGIAQHILMLQSCIDTLLWLAAQRQARDSAPGDETEQRDAVTRGWHAWRERWTGLRRWFLATGHAPAQSELLRAKARAAIPQLLSAVATINERRSGRSDRSADFRMLAGWFAACEDDDQAHRLARAAFALNPARHFALTPELASGAQDLPASTPWAEAPPLRVHPRLRQYGQASPRGALPRVQTREAERQLLAARLHEEHAQIEAARQRLANGRSTCLSEVDTLDPQAFTLFLGLLSEALTAQSSPDAEVDVPSGDGLLRIRLQPLAAGSRATIHTATGAFSGRDHLITITRTDAAP